In Mangifera indica cultivar Alphonso chromosome 1, CATAS_Mindica_2.1, whole genome shotgun sequence, a single genomic region encodes these proteins:
- the LOC123211557 gene encoding LOW QUALITY PROTEIN: upstream activation factor subunit UAF30 (The sequence of the model RefSeq protein was modified relative to this genomic sequence to represent the inferred CDS: deleted 1 base in 1 codon): MLPQGVKKTITDNPKKLANLIDLVNLPSTLREVVGQSQISRLGCFMRVWSYIKTNNLQDPNNKNIVNCDKKLKSILMGKTQVGLAELPALIKLHFPKEPK, encoded by the exons ATGTTGCCACAGGGAGTGAAGAAGACGATCACTGATAATCCAAAGAAGCTTGCCAACTTGATTGACCTTGTAAATCTTCCTTCCACACTTAGAGAG GTTGTGGGTCAGTCTCAGATTTCTCGTTTGGGCTGTTTCATGCGCGTATGGTCTTACATCAAGACCAACAATCTTCAG GATCCGAATAACAAGAACATTGTTAATTGTGATAAGAAGTTGAAGAGCATTTTGATGGGCAAAACGCAGGTTGGACTAGCTGAACTTCCTGCCCTGATCAAACTGCATTTTCCCAAAGAGCCAAAATAG
- the LOC123211553 gene encoding GDSL esterase/lipase At4g26790, translating into MANVVTFWFVFAHLLLQILEVNAKVPAIIVFGDSSVDSGNNNGISTVLKSNFAPYGGDFIGKQPTGRFSNGRIPPDFISRAFKIKPIIPAYLDPSYNISDFATGVCFASAGTGYDNATSDVLSVIPLWQEMEYYKEYQVNLRGYLGKEKATEILGEALYLISIGTNDFMENYYIFPSRSKEYSVEEYRDFLLRIARVFITELYQLGGRKIAISGLPPMGCLPLERTMNIFSERECVQKYNNVALDFNAKLQEMIKKLNKELAGIRLVPANPYDILLDTIQNPQKYGFEDAAKACCGTGMFEISYLCNKKNPFTCPDASKYVFWDAFHPTEKTNWIIADHLVNTSLAEFL; encoded by the exons ATGGCTAATGTGGTTACCTTTTGGTTTGTCTTTGCTCATCTCCTCCTGCAAATACTTGAAGTAAATGCAAAAGTTCCAGCAATCATAGTGTTTGGAGACTCTTCTGTTGATTCAGGGAATAACAATGGGATTTCTACTGTTTTAAAGAGTAATTTTGCACCTTATGGCGGTGATTTTATTGGAAAGCAACCCACTGGTCGGTTTTCCAATGGTCGGATCCCACCAGACTTCATTTCTCGAGCTTTTAAGATCAAGCCAATAATACCTGCATACCTGGATCCATCATATAACATATCAGATTTTGCTACTGGAGTTTGCTTTGCTTCCGCTGGAACTGGTTATGACAATGCCACTTCTGACGTGCTC TCTGTAATACCTCTATGGCAGGAAATGGAGTACTATAAAGAATACCAGGTGAATCTAAGAGGTTATTTAGGCAAAGAGAAAGCTACTGAGATTCTAGGGGAAGCCTTGTACCTTATCAGCATAGGAACAAATGATTTCatggaaaattattatatctttcCAAGCAGATCAAAAGAGTACTCTGTTGAGGAGTACCGGGATTTTCTTTTGAGAATTGCTAGAGTTTTCATCACAGAACTTTACCAGCTGGGAGGTCGTAAAATAGCCATCAGTGGGCTTCCTCCAATGGGGTGTTTACCTCTGGAAAGAACCATGAATATCTTCTCTGAGAGAGAGTGCGTACAGAAGTACAACAATGTGGCTCTGGATTTCAATGCAAAGTTGCAGGAAATGATTAAGAAGTTGAACAAGGAGCTTGCTGGCATCCGCCTCGTGCCTGCGAACCCTTATGATATTCTTTTAGACACCATTCAGAATCCACAGAAATATG GATTTGAAGATGCAGCAAAAGCATGCTGTGGTACTGGAATGTTTGAGATAAGTTACTTGTGTAACAAAAAGAATCCATTTACATGTCCAGATGCAAGTAAATATGTATTTTGGGATGCCTTTCATCCAACAGAGAAAACGAATTGGATTATAGCTGATCATTTGGTCAATACTAGCCTAGCTGAGTTCTTATGA